The following are encoded in a window of Deltaproteobacteria bacterium genomic DNA:
- a CDS encoding SDR family oxidoreductase: MAGTFIGKVALVTGASSGIGRAAALAFAREGAKVVAADVTVEGGEETVKLIKNTGGEAIFVKTDVANPREVEAMVNAAVSTYGKLDCAYNNAGISGKSQSIVDTTDENWDRIMAINLKGVWLCMKYEIPVMLKNGGGAIVNTASDAGLIGVKRTGAYVASKHGVVGLTKTAALEVAKQGIRVNAVCPGPIETPMLMKGANRFPQMIPKMVKAQPNGRLGKPEEIAEAAVWLCSDAATFVTGLAMPVDGGYIAQ; the protein is encoded by the coding sequence ATGGCAGGAACATTCATCGGAAAAGTCGCGCTGGTCACCGGCGCAAGCTCCGGCATCGGCAGAGCGGCGGCATTGGCCTTTGCTCGTGAAGGCGCAAAAGTCGTTGCCGCAGACGTCACGGTCGAAGGTGGAGAAGAAACCGTCAAGCTCATTAAGAACACTGGCGGTGAGGCTATCTTCGTGAAAACCGATGTCGCCAACCCACGCGAAGTCGAAGCGATGGTCAATGCCGCAGTCTCGACCTACGGGAAACTGGATTGCGCGTACAACAACGCTGGCATCTCCGGCAAATCACAGAGTATTGTCGACACAACCGACGAGAATTGGGATCGCATCATGGCTATCAACCTCAAAGGCGTGTGGCTGTGCATGAAGTATGAGATTCCCGTCATGCTGAAGAACGGTGGCGGTGCGATTGTGAATACCGCCTCAGACGCCGGTCTGATCGGCGTGAAACGAACCGGAGCCTACGTCGCCAGCAAGCACGGTGTGGTGGGACTCACCAAAACTGCAGCGTTAGAAGTCGCCAAGCAAGGGATTCGCGTCAACGCCGTGTGTCCGGGGCCAATTGAGACCCCAATGCTAATGAAAGGTGCAAACCGCTTCCCACAAATGATTCCCAAGATGGTCAAGGCCCAACCTAACGGACGGTTAGGCAAGCCAGAAGAAATAGCCGAAGCGGCGGTATGGCTCTGTTCTGACGCGGCAACATTCGTCACCGGGCTCGCGATGCCGGTCGATGGCGGGTATATCGCGCAGTAG
- a CDS encoding LLM class F420-dependent oxidoreductase → MKLGIFSFNTEYTMPADELARECEARGFESLWLPEHTHIPSNRESQYPGGGELPEEYAHMSDPFIGLAAAAAATKTLKLGTGISLVTEHDPIVQAKQVASLDRISNGRFIFGVGAGWNKEEMANHGTPPNKRWKVFTERIEAMKAMWTQDVASYHGQFVNFDKIWSYPKPLTKPYPQILLGSLNSAVGRQRVVDLCDGWIPVETAIADMAASIKDLHERARAAGRDPQSIPISFFCVHAAGIERLERYRSLGAVRTVVRAPTAGREEILPFLDKYAEVARKFA, encoded by the coding sequence ATGAAACTAGGCATTTTCAGTTTTAACACCGAATACACCATGCCCGCTGACGAACTCGCCCGCGAATGCGAAGCACGTGGATTTGAATCATTATGGCTACCAGAACACACGCATATTCCCTCTAACCGTGAGTCACAGTATCCCGGCGGCGGAGAACTCCCTGAAGAATATGCACACATGTCTGACCCATTTATTGGTCTCGCTGCCGCTGCCGCTGCCACCAAGACACTCAAGCTCGGGACTGGCATCTCGCTGGTCACCGAACATGATCCGATCGTACAAGCGAAACAAGTCGCGTCACTCGACCGCATCTCCAATGGGCGATTCATTTTTGGCGTTGGCGCGGGCTGGAACAAAGAAGAGATGGCTAACCACGGCACGCCACCGAATAAACGTTGGAAGGTCTTTACTGAGCGGATCGAAGCCATGAAAGCGATGTGGACTCAGGATGTTGCCTCATATCACGGTCAGTTCGTGAACTTCGACAAGATTTGGTCATACCCGAAACCACTCACCAAACCATATCCCCAGATTCTGCTTGGCAGCTTGAACTCTGCCGTCGGTCGCCAACGCGTCGTTGATCTGTGTGATGGCTGGATTCCGGTGGAGACCGCAATTGCTGATATGGCTGCGTCCATCAAAGATCTGCACGAACGTGCACGTGCGGCGGGGCGAGATCCGCAGTCGATTCCCATTTCCTTCTTCTGTGTTCATGCAGCGGGCATAGAGCGGCTTGAACGGTATCGTTCATTGGGAGCAGTGCGTACCGTGGTTCGTGCGCCTACTGCCGGTCGCGAGGAAATTTTGCCGTTTCTCGATAAATACGCAGAGGTTGCGCGGAAGTTTGCATAA